A stretch of DNA from Mesorhizobium onobrychidis:
AGACTCTTTTCGCCGCGCTTGCCGTGTTCGCGCTTCTGGCATCTCCGGCGCTGGCCGGTGCAGGCGGTAACGGCCATGGTGGCGGTAACGGCCATGGTGGCGGTAACGGTAACGGCGGCGGCGGTAACGGCGGCGGCAATGGCAATGCTGGCGGCAATTCCGGCAATAGCGGTTCGCATGGCAAGTCGGCGTCAGCCAAGGGGCAGGTGGCCAAGGCCGAAACGGAGACGGTTGCAAGCGTTGACGACACTGAGCAGACCGCCTCTGTGTCCAAGGAAAAGAATATCCGTGCCAAGCTCGGCCGATTGAACTCGCTGCAGCGCAACGTCAACGCCTACATGAACTCCAAGAGCAAGAGGTTCGCTGCCGTACAGGCCTTTGCGTTGGCGTCCGCGAACGCCCAGAACGCACAGGCCGCGGCTGACAAGGCGGCCGCGGCGGCGGTCGACGCTCAGGCCCAATTGGATGCCCTGAACGCGCAGCTCGACACGTTGAACGGGCTTACGCCTGACCAGATTGCAGCCATGACGCCCGAGGAACAGGCGGCCCTGCCGGGACAGATCGCGGATCTGGAAGCGCAGGTCGCGGCCCAGGAAACCACGGTCTCGGATGCCGAAGCAGCGGCTGCCGCGGCCCAGACGGCTGCCGACCAGGCCGCTGTCGGCACCGACGATGCATCGCTCGACGCGGCACTGGCCGACATGGCCAACAAGCCCGTCGACGCCGAGGTCACGGACTGGGCCAAGGGTGTGCTTGCCGACAAGATCGACCAGGTGGCCGCCAAGCTGGCTCCGGCGCCGTAAAGCCGATCGCGGCTGAACGACCCAGTCGAACGACCAAGCCGCCGGGTTTCGCCCGGCGGCTTTTTTTTGGCGGCACGACGGAAGAGGGGCGCGCTGTCCCGCCAGCGCCAAAAAGTTCCTGTGGGCGTCACCTGCCCTAGGGTCGGCGTCACCACGCACTGAGGGCTATCGGCGTCATCGGCCGACGTGCTGCAGTCCGGCGGCGTTGCCAGTAGCGAAATAGGCCTCGCCCGGATCGGAGAACGGCGCCGCATCAATCGCGTTGCCGATGGCGGCCTGGGCCTGCCACCCAAGGTGGTTCAGGAACGGCTCGGCCATTCCTCTATCATGATGACGATGACGATGGACGTCTACGGGCAACTTGTTCCCGCGCGGCGATGATGCCGAGGAACTGGCTGCGGCCGAACGGGCACTTTTGGCCTGACGCGACATGAACGCGACATGGAGCTAAAAAGCTCAACGATTTCAACCATCGACAGCAGGCTGAAAATCCGCATGCCGGTGGCTCGAATCCACTTCAAGGGCACCTGGCAATTTCAGCAGCTTATGCCATGGCCGCCGAGTTTGCTAATCAGTTGGCAGGGATCAGCCCGTCGGTGTCACGGCATGCCGCGCAGCGTTCTCCCCCGGCGAAACATCTTTGCTCGCATTTGGCGGATGACGGATTTGATTTGCTTGGTGATCCCCTATCCTTAGGGCAAACTGCCTGCCGGGGCTCTAGGAGGCGAAATGAGAGCACGCGCAGCAACGGTTGGAGATCTGGAAAATGTTTTCAGTGATCTGTCCAAGCGGATATCGGACGAGTACGTCGCGGCCGGCAAGGACAGCAAGATCGCCTACGACAATCTGATGATGAACTTGAAAGAAGGCCGTGCTCATGCGCTCGTGCAGGGCGAAAAAACCGTAGCGCTCATCGCGTGGCACGAGAATAGCGACGCCGCTGATACGCTGTTCGCCGCACAGGAGGATTTCTTCAGCGCCGCGACCGTTCGCTTCTGCAAGCGGCACATTCGCCATATCCAGGCGCTCGCCGGCAACCTTCCCATTCACTCGCGCAGCTGGCTCCACAGACCGGACGTCGCAAAATGGTTCCGGATAATCGGCTATGTCGAGCGAGGCCAGGAGAATGGCGCCAATTTGTTCGAACTGCCGCCGGCGCCCGCCGCCTAAGAAATCTCGGCGTGCTGCGAAACCTGCCGTCGAGTTCCGGTGGCGCGACGCTTATATCGGCGTGCCGATGATTGAATCCAATCGTACCGCCGCTCCGATGCGCCAGCCAAAAAAGCCCGCCGCTCCATTTGCGAAGCGGCGGCCCCATATTTGGGGACGATTTCCGGGCTGTTGCCCGGCATTGCTTGCCGTGCAATTCACGTGCCAGACGACTGGCCCATAATGGGTCACCGCACCGGGAAGCGCGAACCATCCTCCGCGATCACACCACTGCCATACCGCGAAATTCCTGTTATATTTGCTTGCGGCGGACCTGATTTCCGCCTGGCCGGCGCCCATCAGGCAATCTACCCCAACGCCCCCCCAAAGTGGCGCCGGCCATCCTTCCCCGCCGACCCAATCTTCGCCACCGACCAATCTTCGCCACCGATGTCGTCAGGCACGCCGTTCGAGGGCGAAGCTTGCGCGTGATCGTCGTCAGGCCCGACAGTCAGCGGCAGCGGTTCGAATCCGCCTGCAGAGCGGCGGACGTTCAACTCGAAACGCCCGGCTGGCGATTCCAATCCGACAGATCGCCTGGAACGGCAGGACGATCCGACATAAATCCAAGAAACCGCTAGCAAGCCGCGGCCAGAAAGTGTTGAAGACCGTGCCGATCGCATTGAACGCGTCGCGATCCGGTTGCACTCGGCAAGGCTTGATGATTTGTTGCCGCTTCAAGGAGAATGAATGATGCGCGAGCCTGTCGGTCAAGACGAATATGGGTCGGCCAACCCCTTCGACCCGGACGACCTGACGACGTTGAACGTGATAGGGCCGGGTGTGGCCAGCAACGATTTCGAGAAATACGCGGTCGCCGTGATCATCGTTTTCGGCGCTCTCATCATTGGCGGCTTGATGGCCGCAACCCTGGCCTTGGGGCACCGCAACGGCTTCCTGTACGCGCTTGGCGGCGCCACCGCGGCGTGGATATCCGGAAATGCGCTTCTGCTCGATCGGCCGCGTATCTATGCGTTGTTCGTCGGCATCGCGGCGGTGATGCTGATTGCGTCCACCATCACGCTGGTCATCTGACGGGTCTGCCGATATTCAGGTGATGCCGGCCTGCGAATGGTGGTCTCCTGCGCTTCCGGTACTCACGTACCGAAAGTACGCTCCGTTCCGGTTCTCGGAAACCACGCAGTCTGGTCGCTTCGCGCCCGTCTTCGACTCCGGCTCGGCCTGACCTGAATCTCAACAGACCCGGGCGCACGAATTCTAATATCCGATGGCCTCGCCGGAAGCGGCGCGGCTGTCGATGGCGCCGTTGTAGCGGCCGCCGCCGCCCTTCTCGATTTCCGCCAGGCTCTTTCCGCCGACCAGAATGCCGGCCGCCTCACCCCAGGTCGCGTCGGCGAGATCGAGGTGGTAGCCCATGCTGGCAAGCAGTTTTTCGGTGTCCGGCGACAGGCCGAACGGCTCGATATAGACCGTGTCGGGCAGCCATTGGTGGTGGATGCGCGGCGCGTCGATCGCCTCCTGGATGTTCATGCCGTGATCGACGACATTGACGATCGCTTCCAGCGTGATGGTGATGATGCGCGAGCCGCCGGGGCTGCCGATGACCATGAACGGCTTACCGTCTTTGGCGACGATGGTCGGGCTCATCGACGACAGCGGCGTCTTCCTCGGCGCGATGGCATTCGCCTCGCCCTGGACGAGGCCGTAGAGATTGGGCACGCCCGGTTTCTGGGTGAAATCGTCCATCTCGTTGTTGAGCAGGATGCCGGTGCCGCCAGCGACGACGCCGGCGCCGAACGAACCGTTCAGCGTGTAGGTCACCGCGACGGCGTTGCCGTCATTGTCGATGATCGAATAATGCGTCGTCTCCTGGCTCTCGCCAAAACCCTTCGGCATCAACCAGGCAGACCACCGAGAACCAGATTCAGGAAATCGAAGCCGCAGGCTTCCACGTCGAGCCGCGCCGCAGCATCACCGAGACGGTTTCCGGAAGCACGGCCATTGCGCAACGGCAGGGCTTCACGCGGCTTATCGATCGGCTGGAATCAGGGGACGTACTGATCGTGACCAAGCTTGATCGTCTCGGCCGCGACGCCATCGACGTCAGCTCCACGGTCCGGACGCTGGCCGAAATGGGCGAGCGCGTTCATTGCCTCGCTCTTGGCGGCGTCGACCTTACCAGCTCGGCCGGGACGATGACCATGAACGTGCTCAATGCTGTCGCACAGTTCGAGCGGGATTTGCTGATCGAACGCACCCAGTCCGGCCTCAAACGCGCCAAGTCGGAAGGCAAGGCTCTCGGTCGCCCCTCGACCCTCAGCGAAAGGCAGAAGCAGGACGTGCGCGACGATCTGGCCATGAGTGTTTCGGCCGCCGCCAGAAAGTTTGCGACCAGCCGGCAGACGATCATGCGCATTCGTGACGAAAGCTCACGATCCGTTCGACCTTAGCGTGTCTGGGGGGAACAGTTCTTATTCCGACCCCTCATAGAATCGATTTGCAACCCGGGCTAGCCAACATCAGGGCTTGGCAGCAATCAGAACATAACCCCGCGTACGGTTGGCATTGTCCGAGTCCTGCGTGTTCATCGCGTTAAATAGGTCGGCTGTCGTCACCCAGACGGGGGGATATTTGTAGCGGGCAACGTCGAGGATGAGGAAACGGTCGGTCTCGGCATCATAGGCGGCCAAAGGCGAGATGTGGCCGCCTTTTTCCTGGCCCATGGCTTTGCGCAAGTAATTGACGATGACAAACTGCTTTTTGGCCGCGAGATAGCCTCGGGCTTCCTTGCGGAAGGTGTCCAGGCTGCTGTCAGCAGCATGTCGCACTTCAACCTGCACGGGCTGCAAGGCAAGAAGGCCACCCAATTCATCTAAGGTCATGCCCTGCTTTTTGATTGTCTCAGCCGGAATGACCTGCTCGCTGCGGGCATCCAGAAGATTGTCCTGAGTGAAGGTGCTGTAGGGGTCATACTCGGGCACTGGTGGGGCTGGAACGCCAATGGCATTCAGAACCATGACACTGCTGGCCACCCCACAAAAAGCTTGGTTCTTCTGGGTGACGAAATTTATGGCCAGCGGAAAATAGGCTTCCCGGGCATCGGCCTCGATCAGGAGCGTTTCACCGGCATCGGAAGCCGCCCCGATGAGATTTGCCGGCAGTGGCAACGTCTCGGCTCTGGCCTCCATCGAGGCCAATAACGTGGCAAACAGTGCGAGTCGAATGACATGCTTCATGAACATCGTCGCGCTCCTTGGCTAATCACTCTTCGGCCTGACAAACTTGCTCCTACGTTTCGCAACTGTCCAGAGGAGCTTCGGCGCAGTGAGAGCCATCTGTGACCCCTGATGTGAGTGACCCAGGTGGTTTGCGGCGTTTCTCCGACAACGGAAGCTGGAACGGTTTACAGGCGGATTCTTCATTATCGGGAACGGGCCTCCTGGTCGTCATTGCGGCGGCATTTTTCCTTGCCTCGAAGGCTAGAGCCGGAGAACTGGACACCGCTTGCACCTTCCGCGAAGCTGCCAATTTCCCCGCGGGGGAAATTGGCTGGCAGGGTGCTGTCCCTCGACCTCTCAAGGCTAGGTTCCTCGCCCGCCGCGAAGCGGGGGGATCGCGTCGACCATTGCGCTGGTCACTTAACTCAAGCGAATAACCTAATATCCGATGGCCTCGCCGGAAGCGGCGCGGCTGTCGATGGCGCCGTTGTAGCGGCCGCCGCCGCCCTTCTCGATTTCCGCCAGGCTCTTTCCGCCGACCAGAATGCCGGCCGCCTCACCCCAGGTCGCGTCGGCGAGATCGAGGTGGTAGCCCATGCTGGCAAGCAGTTTTTCGGTGTCCGGCGACAGGCCGAACGGCTCGATATAGACCGTGTCGGGCAGCCATTGGTGGTGGATGCGCGGCGCGTCGATCGCCTCCTGGATGTTCATGCCGTGATCGACGACATTGACGATCGCTTCCAGCGTGATGGTGATGATGCGCGAGCCGCCGGGGCTGCCGATGACCATGAACGGCTTACCGTCTTTGGCGACGATGGTCGGGCTCATCGACGACAGCGGCGTCTTCCTCGGCGCGATGGCATTCGCCTCGCCCTGGACGAGGCCGTAGAGATTGGGCACGCCCGGTTTCTGGGTGAAATCGTCCATCTCGTTGTTGAGCAGGATGCCGGTGCCGCCAGCGACGACGCCGGCGCCGAACGAACCGTTCAGCGTGTAGGTCACCGCGACGGCGTTGCCGTCATTGTCGATGATCGAATAATGCGTCGTCTCCTGGCTCTCGCCAAAACCCTTCGGCATCAATTCCTGCGACACGCCGGCCCGGAACGGATCGATCTTTTCGCGGATTTCTTTCGCATAATTTTTGTCGAGCAGCTTTTCGACCGGGTTGTCGACGAAGTCGGGATCGCCGAGCGCCAAGTTGCGATCGACATAGGCGTGGCGCATCGCCTCGACCATGATCTGGACCGTCTGGGCAGAACCCGCGCCGAGATAGGACAGCGGGTAGAATTCCAGCACGTTGAGAATCTCGCAGATGATGACGCCGCCCGAGCTCGGCGGCGGCGAGGAGGTGATCTCATAGCCACGGTAGTTGCAGGTCACCGGCTCGAGTTCGCGAACCGCGTAGTTCTCGAAATCCGCCTTGGCCAGAATGCCGCCCTTCTCCGCGCTCGCCTTGACGATGCCGTCGGCGATCGGTCCTTTGTAGAAGGCATCGCGACCTTCATTCGATATGGCCGAGAGCGAGGCGGCGAGATCGGCCTGGACGAGGCGCTCGCCGGTGGCATAAGGCTTGGCGCCCGGCTTCAGGAAGATGGCGGCCGCCGCTGGGTCCTTGGCCAGCCGCGCGGCCCCGCCTTCGAGCGAGGTCACGTCGCCCTGCTCCAGCACGAAGCCGTCCCTGGCATAGCGGATGGCCGGCGCCATCAAGTCCTGCCGCGTCAGCGTGCCGTATTTTTCCCGCGCGGTCTCGAAGCCGGCCACCGAGCCCGGCACGCCGACAGCGAGATAACCGTCGAGGCTGGCGCCCTTCACCGGCTTGCCGTCCTTATCGAGATACATGGTTTTCGTCGAGGCGAGCGGCGCCAGCTCGCGGAAATCCAGAAAGGTCGAGCGGCCGTCCTTGAAGCGGATGGTCATGAAGCCGCCGCCGCCGATATTGCCGGCGTTCGGATAGACCACAGCCAGTGCATAGCCGACGGCGACCGCCGCATCGACGGCGTTGCCGCCCTTCTTCAGCACCTCGACGCCGACTTCAGACGCCAGATGCTGGGCGGTCACCACCATGCCATGCTCGCCCTTCGCCGGCTGCGGCGAGGCGGCCAATGCAGCCGCCAGCGGCGCAAAGGTCAAGGTGAGGGAAAGACCGACGGCGATTAGGGTGCGGCGGTGCATGGCCGTTCTCCGGGGCGTGGGATGCGCCCAGAAGAAACTGTTAGAGGGGGCGAGTCCATGGCAATAGAACGGAAAGGGATTGGTGCAGCCCTCACCGGCCGCTTCGCAAGCCGCCGTTGCGATCTTCGGCTGATGTAACGGCATGGATCCTAGGTGTTTAGTCCCGGCATTTGATGGGTGGGATCGAGTCGGAACCGTTCGGGCTCTTTTGCCCAGATTTTGCAGATGAATTCGTGGGGCGTGAGGCCCTTGAGGGTCTTAAGCCGGCGCGCGAA
This window harbors:
- a CDS encoding recombinase family protein, with product MQEIEAAGFHVEPRRSITETVSGSTAIAQRQGFTRLIDRLESGDVLIVTKLDRLGRDAIDVSSTVRTLAEMGERVHCLALGGVDLTSSAGTMTMNVLNAVAQFERDLLIERTQSGLKRAKSEGKALGRPSTLSERQKQDVRDDLAMSVSAAARKFATSRQTIMRIRDESSRSVRP
- a CDS encoding phytochelatin synthase family protein → MFMKHVIRLALFATLLASMEARAETLPLPANLIGAASDAGETLLIEADAREAYFPLAINFVTQKNQAFCGVASSVMVLNAIGVPAPPVPEYDPYSTFTQDNLLDARSEQVIPAETIKKQGMTLDELGGLLALQPVQVEVRHAADSSLDTFRKEARGYLAAKKQFVIVNYLRKAMGQEKGGHISPLAAYDAETDRFLILDVARYKYPPVWVTTADLFNAMNTQDSDNANRTRGYVLIAAKP
- the ggt gene encoding gamma-glutamyltransferase translates to MHRRTLIAVGLSLTLTFAPLAAALAASPQPAKGEHGMVVTAQHLASEVGVEVLKKGGNAVDAAVAVGYALAVVYPNAGNIGGGGFMTIRFKDGRSTFLDFRELAPLASTKTMYLDKDGKPVKGASLDGYLAVGVPGSVAGFETAREKYGTLTRQDLMAPAIRYARDGFVLEQGDVTSLEGGAARLAKDPAAAAIFLKPGAKPYATGERLVQADLAASLSAISNEGRDAFYKGPIADGIVKASAEKGGILAKADFENYAVRELEPVTCNYRGYEITSSPPPSSGGVIICEILNVLEFYPLSYLGAGSAQTVQIMVEAMRHAYVDRNLALGDPDFVDNPVEKLLDKNYAKEIREKIDPFRAGVSQELMPKGFGESQETTHYSIIDNDGNAVAVTYTLNGSFGAGVVAGGTGILLNNEMDDFTQKPGVPNLYGLVQGEANAIAPRKTPLSSMSPTIVAKDGKPFMVIGSPGGSRIITITLEAIVNVVDHGMNIQEAIDAPRIHHQWLPDTVYIEPFGLSPDTEKLLASMGYHLDLADATWGEAAGILVGGKSLAEIEKGGGGRYNGAIDSRAASGEAIGY